Proteins from a genomic interval of Salipiger sp. CCB-MM3:
- a CDS encoding PAS domain-containing protein — MLDIDEFTPGTGSYEWHLSGDRLLWSKGLLAVYGLTQAPDRGEGFFTSVHPEDRARIRQEMAEVCAKADRFEHRFRIVRPDGRLRFVLDRGVVVRDATGAAVKLSGVETDVTDVVDASTFPAGQGAAPAARGDGRMEEADVIDALFNDAPVGIGIWDRDLRFVKINPLLAEMNGLAPEVHIGKTPKELLPEVVDIDGVTSLLQEILNSGVAKRDVEISGCTPARPSERRFWKEHFFPIRSAGRVSGLAAIVEDVTEARKAQETIDALLHELNHRSKNLVSLILAISRQTARSRPDDFLPVFQSRLESMSAAQDLLVRRSWQDIELEALVRSQLPHFAELIGARIILRGAPDVVIPASAAQSLALAFHELTTNAVKYGALSNEAGKLTIAWQVSADGTGLQIVWRERGGPAVLPPSRKGFGSTLTGAMLQSTLSGEIEADYSSEGLTWSVKFPLNP, encoded by the coding sequence GTGCTGGATATTGACGAGTTCACCCCGGGAACGGGCAGCTATGAGTGGCATCTTTCCGGCGACAGGCTGCTGTGGAGCAAGGGCCTGCTGGCGGTCTATGGGCTGACGCAGGCCCCGGATCGCGGCGAGGGGTTTTTCACCTCGGTGCACCCCGAGGACCGCGCCCGCATCCGCCAAGAGATGGCGGAGGTCTGCGCCAAGGCCGACCGTTTCGAGCACAGGTTCCGCATCGTGCGCCCCGATGGACGGCTGCGCTTTGTGCTGGATCGGGGCGTGGTCGTCCGCGATGCGACGGGGGCTGCTGTCAAGCTCTCGGGCGTCGAGACGGATGTGACCGATGTGGTCGATGCCTCGACCTTTCCGGCGGGCCAAGGTGCGGCTCCGGCGGCGCGCGGCGACGGGCGCATGGAAGAGGCGGATGTGATCGACGCGCTGTTCAACGACGCGCCCGTGGGCATCGGCATCTGGGACCGCGACCTGCGGTTCGTGAAGATCAACCCGCTGCTGGCCGAGATGAACGGTCTGGCGCCCGAAGTGCACATCGGCAAGACCCCCAAGGAACTGCTGCCCGAGGTGGTCGATATCGACGGTGTGACCAGCCTGCTGCAAGAGATCCTGAACAGTGGCGTCGCCAAGCGCGATGTGGAGATCTCGGGCTGCACCCCGGCCCGGCCCTCCGAGCGGCGCTTTTGGAAAGAGCATTTCTTTCCGATCCGCTCTGCGGGCCGTGTGTCCGGGCTGGCCGCCATCGTCGAGGATGTCACCGAGGCGCGCAAGGCGCAGGAGACCATCGACGCGCTGCTGCATGAGCTCAACCACCGGAGCAAGAATCTCGTCTCGCTGATCTTGGCGATCTCGCGGCAGACGGCGCGCTCGCGGCCCGATGATTTCCTGCCGGTGTTCCAGAGCCGACTTGAGAGCATGTCGGCGGCGCAGGATCTTCTGGTGCGGCGCAGCTGGCAGGACATCGAGCTTGAGGCGCTCGTCCGCTCGCAGCTGCCGCATTTTGCCGAGCTGATCGGCGCGCGGATCATTCTGCGCGGCGCGCCAGATGTGGTGATCCCGGCCTCGGCGGCCCAATCGCTGGCGCTGGCGTTCCACGAGCTGACGACGAACGCGGTGAAATATGGCGCGCTGTCGAATGAGGCGGGCAAGCTGACGATCGCGTGGCAGGTGTCTGCGGACGGCACCGGGTTGCAGATCGTCTGGCGCGAGCGCGGCGGCCCGGCGGTATTGCCGCCCTCGCGCAAGGGCTTTGGCTCGACGCTGACCGGCGCGATGCTGCAATCCACGCTCAGCGGCGAGATCGAGGCGGACTACTCGAGCGAGGGTCTGACGTGGAGCGTGAAATTCCCGCTGAACCCGTGA